One part of the Hyphomicrobiales bacterium genome encodes these proteins:
- a CDS encoding Re/Si-specific NAD(P)(+) transhydrogenase subunit alpha — MSRTLFMVKIAVPAETDPNEGRVAITPDTVKRFKALGADIVVQSGAGEQSRLPDSAYTEEGAEIAKDAKATVAGADVILRVRRPSKDEMKAYPKGAMVVAQMDPYGHEDDVEAMAKAGLTGVAMEFMPRITRAQVMDVLSSQANLAGYQAVIDAADVYDRAMPMMMTAAGTVPAARVFVMGAGVAGLQAIATARRLGAVVSATDVRPAAKEQVESLGAKFVAVENDEFKQAETAGGYAKEMSDDYKKQQAELVASHIAKQDIVITTALIPGRPAPRLVSKDMINAMKPGSILVDLAVERGGNVEGAVAGEIANVGPAKVVGYLNVPGRIAATASLLYAKNLYAFVETLIDKESKALAVNWDDELVKATVLTRDGAVVHPNFAPKSDAPEPEAAKPDAKPSDAPEEEARK; from the coding sequence GTGTCAAGGACACTGTTCATGGTCAAAATAGCGGTTCCGGCAGAAACCGATCCCAATGAGGGTCGGGTTGCCATCACGCCCGATACGGTCAAGCGCTTTAAGGCGCTCGGCGCCGACATCGTGGTGCAATCTGGCGCCGGCGAGCAGTCTCGCTTGCCCGATAGCGCCTATACCGAAGAAGGCGCAGAGATCGCCAAAGATGCTAAGGCGACGGTTGCCGGCGCCGACGTGATATTGCGCGTTCGTCGCCCATCCAAAGACGAGATGAAAGCCTATCCGAAGGGCGCCATGGTCGTCGCGCAGATGGACCCTTACGGCCATGAGGACGATGTCGAGGCGATGGCCAAGGCGGGCCTCACCGGTGTTGCGATGGAGTTCATGCCACGCATCACCCGCGCCCAGGTGATGGACGTTTTGTCCTCTCAGGCGAACCTTGCCGGTTATCAAGCGGTCATCGATGCCGCTGACGTTTATGATCGCGCGATGCCGATGATGATGACAGCTGCCGGCACGGTGCCGGCCGCACGGGTGTTCGTCATGGGCGCCGGCGTTGCCGGCCTGCAGGCCATCGCGACCGCCCGCCGCCTTGGCGCCGTGGTGTCGGCGACCGATGTGCGCCCTGCCGCCAAGGAACAGGTTGAGTCGCTCGGCGCGAAGTTCGTTGCGGTCGAGAATGATGAGTTCAAGCAGGCTGAGACCGCTGGCGGCTACGCCAAAGAGATGTCGGACGATTACAAGAAGCAGCAGGCTGAGCTTGTCGCCTCGCACATCGCCAAGCAGGACATCGTCATCACCACGGCGTTGATCCCCGGCCGCCCAGCGCCGCGCTTGGTGAGCAAAGACATGATCAATGCCATGAAGCCCGGGTCGATCCTGGTCGATCTTGCGGTGGAACGAGGCGGCAATGTTGAAGGCGCCGTTGCCGGAGAGATTGCCAATGTTGGCCCAGCCAAAGTGGTCGGTTATCTGAACGTCCCAGGCCGGATCGCGGCGACGGCCTCGCTGCTCTACGCGAAGAACCTTTACGCGTTTGTTGAAACGCTGATCGACAAGGAATCCAAGGCACTGGCCGTCAATTGGGATGATGAGCTGGTTAAGGCCACCGTGCTGACCCGTGATGGTGCTGTCGTTCACCCAAACTTCGCCCCGAAATCGGATGCGCCCGAACCTGAGGCTGCAAAGCCCGACGCCAAACCGTCTGACGCCCCTGAAGAGGAGGCACGCAAATGA
- a CDS encoding NAD(P) transhydrogenase subunit alpha, with protein sequence MSDALTNAVEAAQEAAQAAADAAAEAARIAAEMAASGGADAVAAAASGASGGAIDPFVFRLSIFVLAIFVGYYVVWSVTPALHTPLMSVTNAISSVIVVGALLAVGVDLMSAEGAGLARAFGFVALILASVNIFGGFLVTQRMLAMYKKKER encoded by the coding sequence ATGAGTGATGCATTGACCAACGCCGTCGAAGCCGCGCAGGAGGCTGCACAGGCCGCCGCGGATGCTGCGGCGGAAGCTGCACGGATCGCCGCTGAGATGGCCGCCAGTGGCGGTGCCGATGCGGTTGCTGCTGCTGCCAGCGGCGCATCTGGCGGCGCGATCGATCCTTTTGTCTTCCGGCTTTCCATTTTCGTGCTGGCGATTTTCGTTGGCTACTACGTGGTGTGGTCGGTGACACCTGCCCTCCACACGCCGCTCATGTCGGTGACCAACGCGATCTCCTCGGTGATCGTGGTTGGCGCGCTGCTTGCGGTGGGCGTTGATCTGATGAGCGCGGAAGGGGCCGGGCTCGCCCGCGCATTCGGGTTCGTGGCGTTGATCCTTGCTTCGGTGAACATTTTCGGTGGCTTCCTCGTCACCCAGAGAATGCTCGCCATGTACAAGAAAAAAGAGCGATAG
- a CDS encoding NAD(P)(+) transhydrogenase (Re/Si-specific) subunit beta: protein MSANFAALFYLVAGVLFIMSLRGLSSPESSRQGNMYGMIGMAIAVVTTLFLTNLTMGSILLILLGIGIGGGIGAVIAKRIPMTAMPQLVAAFHSLVGLAAVLVAAAALYAPQAFGIGEIGSLKAVALIEMALGAAIGAITFTGSIIAFAKLDGRMSGKPIMLPARHMINIGLAVALVVLCTALVMTESHVVFWLIVIAALVLGVLIIIPIGGADMPVVVSMLNSYSGWAAAGIGFTLGNTALIITGALVGSSGAILSYIMCKGMNRSFISVILGGFGGEDAAAGGGEEETRPVKQGSADDAAFMMKNASKVIIVPGYGMAVAQAQHALREMADTLKEEGVEVKYAIHPVAGRMPGHMNVLLAEANVPYDEVFELEDINSEFSTSDVAFVIGANDVTNPAAKTDPQSAIYGMPILNVADSGTVLFVKRGMASGYAGVQNELFFRDNTMMLFSDAKKMVEDIVKAL from the coding sequence ATGAGTGCTAATTTTGCAGCCCTGTTCTATCTGGTCGCGGGCGTCCTGTTCATCATGAGTTTGCGGGGCCTTTCGAGCCCTGAGTCCTCCCGCCAAGGCAATATGTACGGCATGATCGGGATGGCCATTGCGGTCGTCACGACACTGTTCCTGACCAACCTCACCATGGGGTCGATCCTGCTCATTCTTTTGGGCATCGGCATCGGAGGTGGCATTGGCGCGGTCATTGCCAAGCGCATCCCGATGACGGCGATGCCGCAGCTTGTGGCCGCTTTCCACTCATTGGTGGGTCTTGCCGCCGTGCTCGTGGCCGCCGCTGCACTTTACGCGCCGCAGGCTTTTGGTATCGGTGAAATCGGATCGCTGAAGGCTGTTGCCCTGATCGAAATGGCGCTGGGTGCGGCGATCGGTGCGATCACCTTCACCGGCTCGATCATCGCCTTTGCCAAGCTGGATGGCCGTATGTCGGGCAAGCCGATCATGCTGCCGGCGCGACACATGATCAATATCGGTTTGGCGGTCGCGCTTGTCGTGCTCTGCACGGCCTTGGTGATGACCGAGAGCCATGTGGTGTTCTGGCTGATCGTCATCGCCGCGCTGGTGCTCGGCGTCCTGATCATCATCCCGATCGGCGGCGCGGATATGCCGGTGGTCGTCTCGATGCTCAACTCCTATTCCGGTTGGGCAGCAGCAGGCATCGGTTTCACGCTCGGCAACACGGCGCTGATTATCACCGGTGCGCTGGTCGGCTCGTCCGGTGCGATCCTTTCCTACATCATGTGTAAGGGCATGAACCGCTCGTTCATTTCGGTGATCCTGGGTGGCTTTGGTGGCGAGGATGCGGCCGCTGGCGGCGGGGAAGAAGAAACGCGTCCGGTCAAACAGGGCTCGGCTGACGATGCAGCGTTCATGATGAAGAACGCTTCGAAAGTCATCATCGTGCCTGGCTACGGCATGGCTGTGGCGCAGGCGCAGCATGCTCTGCGCGAAATGGCTGACACGCTGAAAGAAGAAGGTGTGGAGGTCAAATACGCCATTCACCCGGTGGCTGGTCGTATGCCGGGGCATATGAATGTGCTGCTCGCCGAAGCGAACGTGCCTTACGACGAAGTGTTCGAGCTTGAAGACATCAACTCGGAGTTCTCGACCTCCGATGTTGCCTTCGTGATCGGCGCCAACGATGTGACCAATCCGGCGGCGAAAACCGATCCACAGTCAGCCATCTACGGCATGCCGATCTTGAACGTTGCCGATTCCGGAACCGTGCTCTTCGTCAAGCGCGGCATGGCCTCTGGTTATGCCGGCGTGCAGAACGAGCTGTTCTTCCGTGACAACACGATGATGCTGTTTTCGGACGCGAAGAAGATGGTCGAGGACATCGTCAAGGCGCTCTAG
- a CDS encoding aa3-type cytochrome c oxidase subunit IV produces MSDAAERTTPVANDYNEHNRTFEIFIALIKWGTVSTVVILILMAIFLL; encoded by the coding sequence ATGTCCGACGCTGCCGAGCGCACCACGCCCGTTGCCAATGATTACAATGAGCACAACCGCACCTTTGAAATTTTCATCGCATTGATCAAATGGGGCACCGTGTCGACCGTGGTGATCCTGATCTTGATGGCGATTTTCTTGCTCTAA